The Novosphingobium terrae genome has a window encoding:
- the queA gene encoding tRNA preQ1(34) S-adenosylmethionine ribosyltransferase-isomerase QueA — MRVDDFDFDLPQERIALRPARPRDSAKLLHVPGREGPFGDLKVSDLPSLLRKGDLLVFNDTRVIPAQLEGMRGEAKIGATLHKRIDLRRWQAFVKNGKRLRVDDVIAFGAGVQAVAESRHEDGSWTLFFPGDEPVEVLLERAGTMPLPPYIAAKRGTDEADRSDYQTMFAQAEGAVAAPTAALHFTPELMAALDEAGIGHAFLTLHVGAGTFLPVKVDDTADHAMHAEWGTIPADVADRLNAARAAGGRVIAVGTTSLRLLESATGEDGVIQPFSGDTSIFITPGYRFRAIDGLMTNFHLPRSTLFMLVSALMGLERMQAVYQHAIKEGYRFYSYGDSSLLLPEG, encoded by the coding sequence ATGCGCGTTGACGATTTCGATTTCGATCTGCCGCAGGAGCGTATTGCCCTGCGCCCCGCCCGCCCGCGTGATAGCGCGAAGCTGCTGCATGTGCCGGGCCGGGAAGGGCCTTTTGGCGACCTGAAGGTCAGCGATCTGCCTTCGCTGCTGCGCAAGGGCGATCTGCTGGTGTTCAACGACACGCGCGTGATCCCGGCTCAGCTTGAGGGTATGCGCGGCGAGGCGAAGATCGGGGCAACGCTTCACAAGCGCATCGATCTGCGCCGTTGGCAGGCCTTTGTGAAAAACGGCAAGCGGCTGCGGGTGGACGATGTGATCGCCTTTGGCGCGGGCGTTCAGGCCGTGGCCGAGTCGCGCCATGAGGACGGCAGCTGGACGCTGTTCTTCCCCGGCGATGAGCCTGTCGAGGTGCTGCTGGAGCGTGCGGGCACCATGCCGCTGCCGCCCTATATTGCGGCCAAGCGTGGCACCGATGAAGCCGACCGCAGCGATTATCAAACGATGTTCGCTCAGGCCGAGGGTGCGGTGGCGGCGCCGACGGCGGCTTTGCACTTTACCCCGGAGTTGATGGCGGCACTGGATGAAGCGGGGATCGGGCACGCCTTTCTGACGTTGCATGTCGGCGCGGGCACCTTCCTGCCGGTGAAGGTGGACGACACCGCCGACCATGCGATGCATGCTGAATGGGGCACCATTCCGGCCGATGTTGCGGATCGCCTGAATGCGGCGCGTGCTGCCGGTGGCCGGGTGATTGCGGTGGGCACCACCTCGCTGCGTTTGCTGGAAAGCGCGACGGGTGAGGATGGTGTGATCCAGCCCTTCAGCGGCGATACCTCGATCTTTATCACGCCGGGCTATCGTTTCCGCGCCATCGATGGGCTGATGACCAATTTCCATCTGCCGCGCTCGACACTGTTTATGCTGGTCTCGGCGCTGATGGGGCTGGAGCGGATGCAGGCGGTGTACCAGCACGCCATCAAGGAAGGCTATCGCTTCTACAGTTACGGCGATTCCAGCCTGTTATTGCCCGAGGGTTAA
- a CDS encoding peptidylprolyl isomerase, translating into MNRHSFTKIAMSLVLGVAVLGTSACARKQDALSKAMSQNVNKTNLSSKVDPDPAVDPDNVLVLDLSNGGRVLIRLEPKWAPNHVERIKLLTRQGFYDNIIFHRVIDGFMAQTGDPTGTGGGGSKLPDLKAEFNSLPHVRGTVSMARTDDPDSANSQFFIVFYPHFSLDRRYTNFGRVIEGMDIVDRIVRGEPPSNPTKIVQASIESDHKPRPAIAPPPPPIVPAAPVAPAAPAKAPAPAKKK; encoded by the coding sequence ACCAGCGCCTGCGCTCGCAAGCAGGACGCGCTGAGCAAGGCGATGTCGCAGAACGTCAACAAGACGAACCTCAGCTCCAAGGTCGATCCCGATCCGGCGGTCGATCCGGACAATGTGCTGGTGCTGGACCTGTCGAACGGCGGGCGCGTGCTGATCCGTCTGGAGCCCAAGTGGGCGCCCAACCATGTCGAGCGCATCAAGCTGCTGACGCGGCAGGGCTTCTACGACAACATCATCTTCCACCGCGTGATCGACGGCTTCATGGCCCAGACGGGCGATCCGACGGGCACCGGCGGCGGCGGCTCGAAGCTGCCTGACCTGAAGGCGGAGTTCAACTCGCTGCCTCACGTGCGCGGCACGGTCTCGATGGCGCGTACCGATGATCCGGATTCGGCCAACAGCCAGTTCTTCATCGTGTTCTATCCGCATTTCTCGCTGGATCGCCGCTACACCAACTTCGGTCGTGTGATCGAGGGCATGGATATCGTCGACCGCATCGTGCGTGGCGAGCCGCCCAGCAACCCGACCAAGATCGTGCAGGCCTCGATCGAGAGCGATCACAAGCCGCGTCCGGCGATTGCTCCGCCGCCGCCGCCGATCGTGCCTGCGGCTCCGGTGGCACCTGCTGCGCCGGCCAAGGCGCCCGCCCCGGCCAAGAAGAAGTGA
- a CDS encoding acyltransferase family protein — protein sequence MTLDEKLQIAKGRPSGFDYMRLILSVLVVMWHTIVTSYGPEAQSSALSHWRPLIAALLPMFFALSGFLVAGSLERCRSLVSFLGLRLIRIYPALAVEVLLSAFILGPLLTTVPLDSYFTDPKFHRYLLNIFGDIHFQLPGLFLGNPNPDRVNGQLWTVPYELLCYITLAALAALSLTKYRTLFTGAVALLWLSANAVFMYKHGLSTAEPMIVPGYILIFTFLCGIGIYLWRDKLPFNLPLAAVCAVVSAVLMFFPIAGDALVPLPLSYLTVYLGIANPRKFGFLRGADYSYGIFLYGYAIQQAWMSLSPGLHHWYLNALLTLPVATAFAAGSWHFVEKPALKLRNQVYALENHWVRHRERFIQPLLSRLLPPTRISESETL from the coding sequence GTGACATTGGATGAAAAGTTACAGATCGCCAAAGGGCGCCCTTCCGGCTTTGACTATATGCGCCTGATCCTTTCGGTGCTGGTCGTGATGTGGCATACGATCGTGACCAGCTATGGTCCCGAGGCGCAATCCTCAGCCTTGAGCCATTGGCGACCGCTGATCGCCGCCCTGCTGCCGATGTTCTTCGCGCTGAGCGGATTTCTGGTGGCCGGATCGCTGGAGCGCTGCCGGTCGCTTGTCAGCTTTCTGGGGCTGCGCTTGATTCGCATCTATCCCGCACTGGCGGTTGAGGTGCTGCTTTCGGCCTTTATTCTCGGCCCGCTGCTGACCACCGTGCCGCTGGACAGCTATTTCACAGATCCCAAGTTCCACCGCTATCTGCTCAACATTTTCGGCGACATTCACTTCCAGCTGCCGGGGCTGTTTCTGGGCAACCCCAATCCCGATCGCGTCAACGGCCAGCTCTGGACCGTGCCGTATGAATTGCTGTGCTACATCACGCTGGCGGCCCTGGCGGCCCTGTCGCTGACGAAGTATCGCACGCTGTTCACCGGCGCCGTGGCGCTGCTGTGGCTAAGCGCCAATGCGGTCTTCATGTACAAGCATGGCCTGAGCACAGCCGAGCCGATGATCGTGCCCGGCTATATTCTGATCTTCACCTTCCTGTGCGGGATCGGCATCTATCTGTGGCGTGACAAGCTGCCCTTCAACCTGCCGCTGGCCGCCGTCTGCGCGGTGGTGAGCGCGGTGTTGATGTTCTTCCCCATTGCGGGCGACGCTCTGGTGCCCCTGCCGCTGAGCTATCTGACCGTCTATCTGGGCATTGCCAATCCCCGGAAATTCGGCTTCCTGCGCGGGGCGGACTATTCCTACGGCATCTTCCTTTATGGCTATGCCATTCAGCAGGCATGGATGAGCCTGTCGCCCGGCCTGCATCACTGGTATCTCAACGCCTTGCTGACCTTGCCTGTGGCCACGGCCTTTGCGGCGGGCTCCTGGCATTTTGTTGAAAAGCCTGCACTGAAGCTGCGCAATCAGGTCTATGCGCTGGAAAACCATTGGGTGCGGCACCGCGAGCGCTTCATCCAACCCCTGCTCAGCCGCCTGCTGCCGCCGACACGGATTTCGGAAAGCGAAACGCTTTAG
- the rodA gene encoding rod shape-determining protein RodA produces MSSSSRSIIPEPLRRLPWAVLSALGALTIFGSAVLYSAAGGKLMPWALIHFVHFVVFTGLAIVVSRLSRDRMRQAAYPIYVVLVVLLVLVEAVGKIGGGSQRWLNIGFMNLQPSELMKPAIVLVMAHFYANLPPSMIRTWRALLPPGMLLAVPAALVILQPDLGTALAICFGAVVVIFMSGVPVWWFVGGGLAGAIIAPLAFFFALHDYQRKRVMVFMDPESDMLGSGYHITQSKIAIGSGGFFGKGFGNGTQSHLEYLPEKHTDFIFATMSEEWGMMGGLFVLFIFFVVLFRWGMGVARRAPDRFSQLLAAGMTTTMFFYVAINTMMVMGLAPVVGIPLPFMSHGGSSMMTNMICVGVLMAIEKWSRVGGSLN; encoded by the coding sequence ATGAGCAGCAGCAGCCGTTCCATCATCCCCGAACCGCTGCGCCGCCTGCCATGGGCCGTGCTGAGCGCCCTTGGCGCGCTGACGATCTTCGGCTCGGCGGTGCTCTATTCGGCAGCCGGGGGCAAATTGATGCCCTGGGCGCTGATCCATTTCGTCCATTTCGTGGTGTTTACCGGGCTGGCCATCGTGGTCTCGCGCCTGTCACGCGATCGGATGCGGCAGGCGGCCTATCCCATCTATGTGGTGCTGGTGGTGCTGCTGGTGCTGGTGGAAGCGGTCGGCAAGATCGGCGGCGGATCGCAGCGCTGGCTCAACATCGGCTTTATGAACCTTCAGCCTTCCGAGCTGATGAAACCGGCCATCGTGCTGGTGATGGCGCATTTCTACGCCAATCTGCCGCCCTCGATGATCCGCACCTGGCGCGCCCTGTTGCCGCCCGGCATGCTGCTGGCGGTCCCGGCGGCACTGGTGATCCTGCAGCCCGATCTGGGCACCGCTCTGGCCATCTGCTTTGGCGCGGTGGTGGTGATCTTCATGTCCGGCGTGCCGGTGTGGTGGTTTGTGGGCGGCGGCCTTGCCGGAGCCATCATCGCCCCGCTGGCCTTCTTCTTCGCGCTGCATGACTATCAGCGCAAGCGCGTGATGGTCTTTATGGACCCGGAGAGCGACATGCTCGGCTCGGGCTATCACATCACCCAGTCGAAGATCGCCATCGGCTCGGGCGGCTTTTTCGGCAAGGGCTTCGGCAATGGCACGCAGAGCCATCTGGAATATCTGCCTGAAAAGCACACCGACTTCATCTTCGCCACCATGAGCGAGGAATGGGGCATGATGGGCGGCCTCTTCGTGCTGTTCATCTTCTTCGTGGTGCTGTTCCGCTGGGGCATGGGCGTGGCGCGCCGCGCGCCGGACCGCTTCTCGCAGCTGCTGGCGGCAGGCATGACGACCACCATGTTCTTCTATGTGGCGATCAACACGATGATGGTGATGGGCCTGGCGCCCGTGGTGGGCATCCCCCTGCCCTTTATGAGCCATGGCGGCTCCTCGATGATGACCAACATGATCTGCGTGGGCGTGCTGATGGCCATCGAGAAGTGGAGCCGCGTGGGCGGTTCGTTGAACTGA
- the tgt gene encoding tRNA guanosine(34) transglycosylase Tgt: MTRFAFNIHARDGKARTGTIQMQRGEIRTPAFMPVGTAATVKAMKPETVRSTGADIILGNTYHLMLRPGAERVARLGGLHKFMNWNRPILTDSGGYQVMSLSELRKITEEGVAFASHIDGSRHMLTPERSMEIQRLLGSDIVMCFDECPRADQGKDVIAKSMEMSMRWAKRSRNGFDSGEEHAARSALFGIQQGALHQDLRQASADALRDIGFDGYAIGGLAVGEGQEAMFATLDFAPGMLPDDKPRYLMGVGKPDDLVGAVERGVDMFDCVLPSRSGRNGQAFTWNGPLNIRNAKHAEDTAPLDDRCTCPVCSTYSRAYLHHLQKSGEILGAMLMTEHNISFYQQLMAGMRSAIAEGRFAAFASDFRRDYFAGKSA, encoded by the coding sequence ATGACCCGTTTTGCTTTCAACATCCACGCGCGCGACGGCAAGGCGCGCACCGGCACCATCCAGATGCAGCGCGGCGAGATCCGTACGCCCGCCTTCATGCCCGTGGGCACCGCCGCCACGGTCAAGGCGATGAAGCCGGAGACGGTGCGCTCGACCGGCGCGGACATCATCCTTGGCAACACCTATCACCTGATGCTGCGCCCCGGCGCGGAGCGGGTGGCGCGTCTGGGCGGTCTGCACAAGTTCATGAACTGGAACCGCCCGATCCTGACCGACAGCGGCGGCTATCAGGTGATGAGCCTGTCCGAACTGCGCAAGATCACCGAGGAAGGTGTGGCCTTCGCCAGCCATATCGACGGTTCGCGCCATATGCTGACGCCGGAGCGCTCGATGGAAATCCAGCGCCTGCTGGGCAGCGACATCGTGATGTGTTTTGACGAATGCCCGCGCGCCGATCAGGGCAAGGATGTGATCGCCAAGTCGATGGAGATGTCGATGCGCTGGGCCAAGCGCAGCCGCAACGGTTTCGACAGCGGTGAGGAGCATGCCGCGCGTTCAGCCCTGTTCGGCATCCAGCAGGGCGCCTTGCATCAGGATCTGCGTCAGGCTTCGGCGGATGCGCTGCGCGATATCGGCTTTGACGGCTATGCCATCGGCGGTCTGGCCGTGGGCGAGGGGCAGGAGGCGATGTTCGCCACGCTGGATTTCGCGCCCGGCATGCTGCCTGACGACAAGCCGCGCTATCTGATGGGCGTGGGCAAGCCCGACGATCTGGTCGGCGCGGTGGAGCGCGGGGTCGATATGTTCGACTGCGTGCTGCCCTCGCGCAGCGGGCGCAACGGGCAGGCCTTTACGTGGAACGGCCCGCTCAACATCCGCAACGCCAAGCATGCAGAGGATACGGCGCCGCTGGACGACCGCTGCACCTGTCCGGTGTGCAGCACCTATTCGCGGGCCTATCTGCATCACCTGCAGAAGTCGGGCGAAATTCTGGGCGCCATGCTGATGACGGAGCATAACATCTCCTTCTATCAGCAGCTGATGGCCGGGATGCGCAGCGCCATTGCCGAGGGGCGCTTTGCCGCCTTCGCCAGTGATTTTCGCCGGGATTATTTCGCGGGCAAATCAGCCTGA
- the mrdA gene encoding penicillin-binding protein 2, with protein MPKHITPAILRNSFDRRSIILGTLQGGIGVALATRLGYLALFENARYQMMSESNRVNLSLIPPRRGWILDRNNQPIASNRADFRVDIIPDRLIDKDKTLDELAHILQLTPIDLQDIKDKLEKARGFQPVAAGEHLSADLYAAVSVRQPDLPGIIPQRSFSRFYPAGPCVGHLVGYVGAANAEDYAKEHNPLLITPGFKIGKDGLEKRYDAELRGTPGARRSEVTAGGKIVRDLDTREDVPGKPIHLTIDAGLQEYAARRIGTDSGAVVVMDVHTGDILAFVSMPSFDPNSFTDGVGRLEWKMLADDDHVPLRNKILHGLFPPGSTVKPTVALSFLEAGLDPHESVNCSGGLQVGNRVFHCWQHHGHGATNMWKGINQSCDVYFYHFAQKIGMDNIARMMHRMGYGGKFDLPFPNQSFGTVPDPAWKEKKYKKPWAIYDTVNATIGQGYMLVNPLQQAVAASRIASGKIVMPRLMANDPIRASDPFGVPQDHLDVIRAGMFQAVNTTGSATGARLPFPNIQMAGKTGTAQVVGLNMNGGNGKIGAWKHRDHGHFICFAPFDNPKYACAVLMEHGGSSHAAFPVARDIMTYLFDKQKGMDLLAPLEKEWGGTPQERMAAKYRSYAAQYGVTAPQVDNSEEAVESAVEGPADNAQPPQPIQSEAASPAPEPGGEAPAAPAPAASPAPVAPKPAGQP; from the coding sequence ATGCCCAAGCATATTACTCCTGCCATCCTTCGCAATTCCTTCGACCGGCGCAGCATCATTCTGGGCACACTTCAGGGCGGCATCGGCGTCGCTCTGGCGACGCGCCTTGGCTATCTGGCGCTGTTCGAGAACGCCCGCTATCAGATGATGAGCGAGAGCAACCGCGTCAATCTCTCGCTGATCCCGCCACGCCGGGGCTGGATTCTCGATCGCAACAACCAGCCCATCGCCAGCAACCGCGCCGATTTCCGCGTCGATATCATCCCCGACCGGTTGATCGACAAGGACAAGACGCTCGACGAGCTGGCGCATATCCTGCAGCTCACCCCCATCGACCTGCAGGATATCAAGGACAAGCTGGAGAAAGCGCGCGGCTTCCAGCCCGTGGCGGCGGGCGAGCATCTCTCCGCCGATCTCTATGCCGCTGTCTCGGTGCGTCAGCCCGATCTTCCCGGGATCATTCCGCAGCGCAGCTTTTCGCGCTTTTACCCCGCCGGGCCCTGCGTGGGCCATCTGGTGGGCTATGTCGGCGCGGCCAATGCCGAGGATTACGCCAAGGAGCATAATCCGCTGCTGATCACCCCCGGCTTCAAGATCGGCAAGGATGGTCTGGAAAAGCGTTACGATGCCGAATTGCGCGGCACGCCGGGTGCGCGTCGCTCGGAAGTGACCGCAGGCGGCAAGATCGTGCGCGATCTAGACACGCGCGAGGACGTGCCCGGCAAGCCGATCCATCTCACCATCGATGCGGGTCTTCAGGAATATGCTGCACGCCGCATCGGCACCGACAGCGGCGCCGTGGTGGTGATGGACGTCCATACCGGCGACATTCTGGCCTTCGTCTCGATGCCCAGTTTCGATCCCAACAGCTTCACCGATGGTGTGGGCCGTCTGGAATGGAAGATGCTGGCCGATGACGATCATGTGCCGCTGCGCAACAAGATCCTGCATGGCCTGTTCCCGCCCGGATCGACGGTGAAGCCCACCGTGGCTCTCTCCTTCCTTGAGGCGGGGCTGGACCCCCATGAGTCCGTCAACTGCAGCGGCGGGCTTCAGGTGGGCAACCGCGTGTTCCACTGCTGGCAGCACCATGGCCATGGTGCCACCAATATGTGGAAGGGCATCAACCAGTCCTGCGACGTCTATTTCTATCATTTCGCGCAGAAGATCGGCATGGATAACATCGCCCGGATGATGCACCGCATGGGCTATGGCGGGAAATTCGATCTGCCCTTTCCCAACCAGTCCTTCGGCACCGTGCCCGACCCGGCCTGGAAGGAAAAGAAGTACAAGAAGCCCTGGGCCATTTACGATACGGTGAACGCCACCATTGGCCAGGGCTATATGCTGGTGAACCCCTTGCAGCAGGCCGTGGCGGCGAGCCGCATCGCCAGCGGCAAAATCGTGATGCCCCGCCTGATGGCCAATGACCCGATCCGCGCCAGCGACCCCTTCGGCGTGCCTCAGGATCATCTCGATGTCATCCGCGCCGGGATGTTTCAGGCGGTCAACACCACCGGTTCGGCGACCGGCGCGCGCCTGCCCTTCCCCAACATCCAGATGGCGGGCAAGACCGGTACGGCGCAGGTCGTTGGCCTCAACATGAACGGCGGCAACGGCAAGATCGGCGCGTGGAAGCACCGCGACCACGGCCATTTCATCTGCTTCGCGCCTTTCGACAATCCGAAATATGCCTGCGCGGTGCTGATGGAGCATGGCGGCAGCTCGCATGCCGCCTTCCCGGTGGCGCGCGACATCATGACCTATCTCTTCGACAAGCAGAAGGGCATGGACCTGCTGGCGCCGCTGGAAAAGGAATGGGGCGGCACGCCTCAGGAGCGTATGGCTGCCAAATATCGTAGCTATGCCGCACAATATGGTGTCACGGCCCCGCAGGTGGACAACAGCGAGGAAGCCGTGGAAAGCGCCGTGGAAGGCCCGGCCGACAATGCCCAGCCCCCACAGCCGATCCAGTCCGAAGCGGCCAGCCCGGCGCCTGAACCGGGTGGGGAGGCACCTGCTGCACCTGCTCCGGCCGCCAGCCCGGCCCCTGTCGCCCCCAAGCCCGCAGGCCAGCCATGA
- a CDS encoding TSUP family transporter codes for MSIDWIYPALTATSVFAGFVDAVAGGGGLITVPALIYAGLPPAMVLGTNKAQSACGTAMATWRYHRAGLFELRPSLPGAAAVFLGAMIGTLVVSHLKAEWLRLIVPALLMAISLYTLLSPRMSDADAHARVSPRGYLPAGTAVGFYDGFFGPGAGQFYTMSLVTLRGMGLTRATALTKLFNMTSNIASIIVFAAGGKIMWLLGGCMAAGAMSGAWIGSHMASRLGAKVIRPLLVVVSLSMTGKLVWGWFAG; via the coding sequence ATGAGCATCGACTGGATCTACCCCGCCCTGACCGCCACCAGCGTCTTTGCCGGTTTCGTCGATGCCGTGGCGGGTGGCGGCGGGCTGATCACCGTGCCCGCGCTGATCTATGCGGGGCTGCCTCCAGCCATGGTGCTGGGCACCAACAAGGCGCAATCGGCCTGTGGGACGGCGATGGCGACATGGCGCTATCACCGCGCCGGATTGTTCGAGCTGCGGCCCTCCCTGCCCGGTGCAGCGGCGGTGTTTCTGGGCGCGATGATCGGCACGCTGGTGGTCAGCCACCTGAAAGCCGAGTGGCTGCGGCTGATCGTGCCGGCGCTGCTGATGGCGATCTCGCTCTACACGCTGCTGAGCCCGCGCATGAGCGATGCCGATGCCCATGCGCGCGTCTCGCCCAGGGGTTATCTGCCGGCGGGCACAGCGGTCGGCTTCTACGACGGCTTCTTCGGCCCCGGCGCCGGGCAGTTCTACACAATGAGCCTCGTTACCCTGCGCGGCATGGGCCTGACCCGCGCGACGGCTCTCACCAAGCTCTTCAACATGACCAGCAACATCGCCAGCATCATTGTGTTCGCAGCGGGCGGCAAGATCATGTGGCTGCTGGGCGGCTGCATGGCGGCAGGCGCGATGAGCGGGGCATGGATCGGCAGCCATATGGCGTCTCGCCTGGGGGCGAAGGTGATCCGGCCCTTGCTGGTGGTGGTCAGCCTCTCGATGACGGGCAAGCTGGTCTGGGGCTGGTTTGCAGGCTAG
- a CDS encoding SGNH hydrolase domain-containing protein: MKLSDKKINMLILGDSHAAQYWRAFALRYANRNVMQANASGCRPVICGAGAERCREIVDYALGKLLDTGKVNLVILAARWQAEDAAMLGATIARIRQTHASVVVIGPTIEYDSSFPGLLARAVWSGDLDAVTQRRIDERVQMNNLMAKAASENSTPYIDVQGIICPNGKCILFANPHTPMQFDYGHLTFPASQLVVAKMPEM; this comes from the coding sequence ATGAAACTTTCCGATAAGAAAATAAACATGCTGATACTCGGCGACAGCCATGCCGCACAATATTGGCGCGCCTTTGCGTTGCGATATGCAAATCGAAATGTCATGCAGGCCAATGCTTCAGGCTGCCGCCCAGTCATTTGTGGTGCGGGGGCGGAACGGTGCCGCGAGATTGTCGACTATGCGCTCGGAAAGTTACTGGACACCGGAAAGGTCAACCTTGTCATATTGGCAGCGCGTTGGCAGGCGGAAGATGCTGCCATGCTGGGCGCGACAATAGCGCGCATCCGCCAGACTCATGCTTCGGTCGTGGTGATCGGGCCAACCATCGAATATGACAGCAGCTTCCCGGGCCTTCTTGCAAGAGCTGTATGGAGCGGAGATTTGGACGCGGTGACCCAACGGCGTATCGACGAGCGCGTCCAGATGAACAATCTTATGGCGAAAGCCGCCTCTGAAAATTCAACACCGTATATCGATGTGCAAGGCATCATTTGCCCGAACGGGAAATGCATCTTGTTTGCAAACCCGCACACTCCGATGCAATTTGACTATGGCCATCTGACCTTTCCCGCCTCCCAACTTGTGGTGGCGAAAATGCCCGAGATGTGA
- the mreD gene encoding rod shape-determining protein MreD, whose amino-acid sequence MIAPSAKRRRLLNGYSPILAYITPWVAIVLASCLPLWPVIASAPIMPPFGFLMLLAWRQLRPGLLPVWSGAILGLFDDLVSGQPMGSAITLWSATMLALDVIEARFPWRNFITEWLVAALMIAAYVLLGLGIANAAMVNPAGGMLLPLLVAPQIGLSVLVYPLVGRAVAAMDRWRLRRYRVVS is encoded by the coding sequence GCCCATTCTGGCCTATATCACGCCATGGGTGGCCATCGTGTTGGCCTCTTGCCTGCCGCTATGGCCGGTGATCGCCTCGGCACCGATCATGCCGCCCTTCGGCTTTCTGATGCTGCTGGCCTGGCGACAGCTGCGCCCCGGCCTTTTGCCGGTGTGGTCCGGCGCGATCCTCGGCCTGTTCGACGATCTGGTCAGCGGGCAGCCGATGGGCAGCGCGATCACGCTCTGGTCGGCCACCATGCTGGCGCTCGATGTGATCGAGGCGCGCTTTCCCTGGCGTAACTTTATCACCGAGTGGCTGGTGGCAGCGCTGATGATCGCCGCCTATGTCTTGCTGGGCCTCGGCATCGCCAATGCAGCCATGGTTAATCCTGCCGGAGGTATGCTCCTGCCGCTGCTGGTCGCGCCGCAGATCGGGCTTTCGGTGCTGGTCTATCCGCTGGTCGGCCGCGCGGTGGCGGCGATGGATCGCTGGCGGCTGCGGCGTTATCGCGTGGTTTCTTAA